A segment of the Vagococcus hydrophili genome:
GTGTGTCGGCAGTTCGATTCTGTCTTGCGCCATTATATGGAGGGGTAGCGAAGTGGCTAAACGCGGCGGACTGTAAATCCGCTCCTTCGGGTTCGGCAGTTCGAATCTGCCCCCCTCCATTATTAATATTATCAAACTATAGGGGTATAGTTTAGCGGTAGAACTACGGTCTCCAAAACCGTCAGCGTGGGTTCGATTCCTACTACCCCTGTTTTTACTATGGCGATTGTGGTGAAGTGGTTAACACATCGGATTGTGGTTCCGACATGCGTGGGTTCGATTCCCATCAGTCGCCTATTTAATAATATTGGGCTATAGCCAAGCGGTAAGGCAACGGACTTTGACTCCGTCATCGTTGGTTCGAATCCAGCTAGCCCAGTTTTTGGCGGTATAGCCAAGTGGTAAGGCAGAGGTCTGCAACACCTTTATCATCGGTTCAAATCCGGTTACCGCCTTTTATAGATATATCCTTATGCCGGCGTGGCGGAATTGGCAGACGCGCTGGACTCAAAATCCTGTGCCCGCAAGGGCGTGCCGGTTCGACCCCGGCCGCCGGTATTGCATTTATTGCATATAAGGATAGTCTAATAATTAAATAATCCGGCATAGCTCAGTTGGTAGTAGCGCATGACTGTTAATCATGATGTCGTAGGTTCGAGTCCTACTGCCGGAGTTTTACTTTAAATAAGTTTTTTGAACCTGGAGAGTTGTCCGAGTTGGCCGAAGGAGCATGATTGGAAATCATGTAGACGGTAATAACTGTCTCAAGGGTTCGAATCCCTTACTTTCCGTAATTTTATAATTCTTAGGCCCGTTGGTCAAGCGGTTAAGACACCGCCCTTTCACGGCGGTATCACGGGTTCGATTCCCGTACGGGTCATTACTAAACTATTAATTATAGTTTGGGCGCAGTAGCTCAGTTGGTAGAGCAACGGATTGAAGCTCCGTGTGTCGGCAGTTCGATTCTGTCTTGCGCCATTATATGGAGGGGTAGCGAAGTGGCTAAACGCGGCGGACTGTAAATCCGCTCCTTTGGGTTCGGCAGTTCGAATCTGCCCCCTCCATTTTTATCATGGCGATTGTGGTGAAGTGGTTAACACATCGGATTGTGGTTCCGACATGCGTGGGTTCGATTCCCATCAGTCGCCTATTTAATAATATTGGGCTATAGCCAAGCGGTAAGGCAACGGACTTTGACTCCGTCATCGTTGGTTCGAATCCAGCTAGCCCAGTTAAGACTTGATGATTCAAGTCTTTTTTTTTGTCCAAAAATGATCTAAGTCATTTTTGCTTATCTAGATAGTATTAAGTAATGTTAAGAAGCTTTTTATAAAAAAATTTAAGTGTTAGTATATATTTATCATTTGAAAAGGAGAAGAAAAGATGATTAAAAAAGGGGATTTTGGTGAGTCACTACAAAAGTTTGGACGAACGTTACTTCTTCCAATTGGGGTTTTAGCACCGGTCGGGATGATTTTAGGAATCAGTGGAGCATTTGTTCAACCTTATATGATTGAAAAGTTTGCATTTTTAGGAAATGAAAATGTTAATGCTATTCTTATTAGTATTAGAACGATTGCAAGCGTTATCTTTGATAATATTCCACTACTATTCGCTATGGGTGTGGCTTATGGAATGAGTAAAAAGGATAAAGGAATTTCTGTTTTTGCTGCTGTGACTGGTTATTTAACTTTAATCATTACTATGAATGTTTGGTTGACTTTAACTGGTAAGATGGCTGATCCAGAAATTATGACACAAGTTGGACAAATAAATGTTTTGGGTATTCAAACAATGAATATCAGTGCAGCAGGGGGGATTGTTACAGGGTTAGTTGCTGCTTGGGCAACAGATAAGTTCTATAATTTAGAACTTCCAACTGCATTTGCATTCTTTTCAGGTAAGAAGTCAGTACCAATTATTACAATTGGCGTCATGATTTTAATTGGGGCGTTATTACCATTTGTTTGGGAAGTTTTTGTGCTAGTTTTAACGAAATTTTCAGTGGTTATTTTAAGCACAGTTGGTCCATTCTTTACGGCAGCTGGTGAACGATTATTTATTCCTTTTGGTTTACACCATGTATGGAACGCGCTCTTTAGATTTACTGAAGCAGGCGGGTCTTATGTAATTGATGGGGAAACCTTTGTTGGAGTTGTCCCAGCGATGAATGAAGTGTTATTCAATCAAGGGCCAAATAGTGAGTATTGGTCAATGATGCCTGATTTAACAAGATTCATGGCACAACAACAAATGCTTGTGACACTGTTTCTTTTCCCTGCGATTGCTTTAGCCATGTATAAAGCGTGTCGTGTAGAAAATAGAATAGAAGTTAAGTCGATGCTGATTACGTTGGTTTTAACAGCGATGTTAGGAAACGTTACTGAGCCGTTAGAATTTACTTTTGTGTTCATTGCCCCTCTCTTGTATTTAGCTTATGCAGTTATTGTTGGGATTGGAGCTGTGCTACTTTCTTTAGCAGGAGTGGCAGTTGGATACATTAGGGGAACGGTTTTTGACTTTGCGATTTTCGGATTATTATATGAAAAGACTAACTGGATATTCTTAGTAATTATTGGACTTGGTTTAGCAGTTGTTACTTATTTTATTTTTTACTGGGCAATTATTAAATTTGATATTAAAACACCTGGTCGTGAAGAATCACAAAATATGGATAATACATTAATTAAAGAAAAACGTTACACAGAAGTTGCTGAGATCGTGGTTGAAGCGCTAGGTGGTAAGGAAAATATTGAAAACGTTGAAAACTGTATTACCCGTCTAAGAATTGATTTGAAGGATATTAATGTTGTCAATAAAGAGTTGCTTGAAAAATCAGGTTGTACTGGTTTCTTCTTCCCGGCAGCAAAACATATTCATGTTGTTTATGGCCCTCAAGTTGAATTCGTTAGAAATGCTGTAGATGAAGCATTAGCATAGTAAAAAATGAGGAGGAAAAAAAGTGAGAGCACTATATGATTCAAAAAGTAAAACAATGGATGATCGAGGGATAAAAGAGTTATTCTCGAATGAAGCAAAATATAAAACGTGGCTAATGTTTGAAGCTGCCTTAGCAGAAGCACAAGCGGAGTGTGGTTTTATTCCTAAACAAGCCGCTCTTGATATTAAAGAAGCCGCTAAAATTGAAAATATTGATTTTGAGGAAATGAATAGAATCTATTTAAAAATTGGACATGGGTTTGTGCCTTTTCTAAAAGTTTTAGTTAAAGCTTGTCCAAAAGAGAGCGGGAAATATATTCATTACGGGATTACCACTCAAAATATTCAGCAAAGTTCTCAATTATATATGGTGAAAACCGTTCATGATAAATACATGAAACTTCTGGGTGAGATTTTAGAGAACTTAAGTAAACTAGCTGAGGATAATAAAGATACTGTCATGACAGGTCGGACTCATGGTCGTCATGCCACTCCGATTACATATGGCTATAAAGTTTCTGTTTGGATAAGTGACTTCATTGAATGTGTGGAGAGAATGAGAGAGGCAGAAAAACGTGTCTTTAAAATTATGATGGGTGGAGCGGTAGGAACATTTAGCTCCATGCCAGAAGTTGGGATTGATGTTCAAAAGCGCGTAGCTGAGTTAACAGGTATGTATCCAATGGAAGTTCCTTCAAGAAATATTAGTACTCATAAATTAGAGTACATGATGAATTTATCATTAATGGCAAATATTTGTCATAAAATTGGAGAAGAAGTTTATAGTACTACTTTAGAAGAAATTGCTGAAGTGTCGGAAGGATTTAGCAAAGGGACAGTTGGAAGTAGTACCATGCCTCATAAAATTAACCCTAAACTAGCTAAAGGCATTGTAGCCAATTCTCAAAAATTGTATTCATTACCTGGTGTTGGTATGTACTCAGCCGTTAGACCATATGAAGGTGACAGTAGTTCATACATGTTATTTGATGGCATTTTAGAAGAAGCCCTAGAACTCACAACTGAAGTTTTGCTTAGAACAGAGGAATTAACTAGAACAATGGTCCCTCATCCTGAGCGAATGCTTCACAATGTGTTGAGAAATAAAGGCTTAGATAATACAGAATACGTTATGATGAAAATGGCTGATAAACTTGGGAAAGATGAAGCTCATTCACTTCTATATGACATTGCGATTAAAACAGCAGCTGATGGTGAAGACTTCTACACAAATCTCATGAAAAATAGCTTAATTTCTTCAGAATTTACAGCAGAAGAAGTGAAAGCACTAATCGATCCTAGAAACTATGTGGGACTTTCCAGTGAACTAGCGTCCAAAGAAGCAATACGAGCTCATGAAACAGCTAAATTTATTCAAGAGAATTATAAGTAATGGCAAAGTTGGTCATAAACGCAGATGATTTTGGTTATTCTAAGGCAATTAACCACGGTATTATTGATTCTTTTCAGAATGGTGTTTTAACTTCAACGACTCTAATGGCAAACATGCCAGGATTTGACCATGCCGTAGAATTAAGCCGTAGTAATCCCAATTTAGGAGTGGGAGTTCATTTGTCAATGACATGTGGCAAACCAATACTTACTAATGTTACTGATTTAGTGGAAGAAACTGGGAAGTTTAAATGTTTAGATAAAATCAAGGCGGAATTATTTGAAACTAATTTAGAGCAGCTTTATGATGAATGGGATGCACAAATCAAACACATTCAACAGGCAGGGATCAACATTAGTCATCTTGATTCCCATCATTATACTCACTCGATGGGAGATCATTATAGGGTAGTAGAGGCTTTATCCCTTAAATATCATTTACCAATTAGAAATAGTCATGATGTGAGAACTAAATTTATTAATCCTAATTTAAGTCCTGCCGAGGAGTTATGGCCCCTATTTAACTATCCAGAAATGAAAAGAATGGATAAAAGGTTTTTAGAAGTAAAACAACAACTTTTTAAGATAATCGTGAAAGATTGCCAAAAATACTCTGAGAAAAATAAAGTAGAAGCTGTTTGTCATCCTGGGTTTTTGGATGAGGAAGTTTGGTTTGGCTCAAGTTTTAATTTAGCTAGAATGAGAGAAGTTTCAATTTTATGTGACTTAGATCTTAGTAAATTATTTTCCGAGTATGAATTTGAACTATGTAATTACCATGATTTTTAATCAAATTTAATTTAAGAACATAAAGGCTAATATTTTTAGATAAAACTAACAAAAAGTTAGTGAATATTTAGAGATATCAGTCTTTTTTGCCGTTCTTTGTATCAGACATAAGTAGGAGTTTATGATATAATTCCAAATAGTAGGGGGTAGGGAGTGGAATGGACTTTCTTAAGAATTACGATGAGTTAACTGTTAGTGAGAAAAAGGTACTTCGCTATGTTATAGACAATACTAAAGCCGTTCCTTATATGAATATCAATCAACTTGCAGATGTCAATTTCGTGTCGAAGACCGTGATTATTAATTTATGTCAAAAGTTGGGCTTTAGTGGTTTTAAAGAGTTGAAATTTACCATTAATAATTCAATAAGAGAAGAGCTGGTATCAGAAGAACTAAATGAAGATAAAGTAATCAAGAAACTCGAAAAAAGCATTGAAAAGACGTTATCCTTAGTTATAGATGAGACGATTGATGGCTCGGTTGATTCAATCCTACAAGCAAAAAATATTTTTATCATGGCAAGGGGAACCAGTAAACCTGTTGGGTATTATTTAGAGCATTTATTATTTTCCATGGGTCTTCACTGCTTTTTTATTGATGATTATAATTTATCAGAGTCTTTTACACGACTGGTCACAGAGGATGATGTAGTGATTTTGTTTTCACTATCTGGTCAAACGAAAAAAATTCTTGAAACAGCAAGGGTTCTTAATGTAAAAGGAGCGAAAATGATTAGTATTACATCATTTCAATCGAATAAATTAAGTGATTATTCAGATTATAGTTTATACTGTCATACCGATAACTTTGATACGAAAAAGGATGATTCTATTTCTCGAATTGGTTTCTTTCTTCTAGTTGATTTATTGATTGAAAGTATTAAACAGAAATTATCAAATAATCACATCATTTAGAACTTTCAAAACTTAAGATAATAGTGTAGAATTATATCTTGTGTTTTGATTTCTCGTTGTTTATAATAATTTTGTATTAATATTACTGTGATGTTACAAATGTTTCTATTATGACGATTTCTAGGTCTTAGGTCGTAGAAAAAATTACAACATATGCTTGATACCAAAAATAATATTCTACGATATAATTTGTTTATGATAAAGACGAGAGGATGAAGTTGAAATGGAAATGAAAAAAGTAATTAAAAATGAAGAATCAAGATATTGGTTATCTTTTGTGGGAAAAACAGTGCTTTATGCAACTATATTGTTAGGTTTAATCTATTTATATCACTATAGTTCAGTAGGCGGAGGTTCCTTTATTTACAACCAATTCTAGAAGGAGTATTTGATCGATGAAAAATATAATCTTAGAAACAGTCAAAAAATGGTCTGATGAAAAAGCGGACACTATTTTTTTCGACGAAGGGACACTAAGCCCTACGTATGCAGATTTAGAAAAAAAATCTGATTCACTTGCGTTTTACTTAGAAAACAATCATCAAAACAAAGATAATATTTTAGTTTATGGTGGACAAAATAGCCAAATGGTTACCAGCTTCTTAGCTTGTACCAAATCGGGTCATGGTTACATTCCAGTAGATGCTCACACGCCAGTCGATCGTGTTGAAATGATTTTAGAAGAATCACAAGCAACATGTGTCATTTCTTTAAGCGAATGGCCGTTGAATGTCTCTGATAAAGTGATTACCTTAGAAAAATATGAAGCATTGACGACTGCAGGAGATAAAGCTTCCTTAAAGCATATGGTTGTAGGTGAAGATGTCTACTATACAATCTTTACTTCTGGTACCACTGGGAAACCTAAAGGCGTCCAAATTACTTATGATAATTTAGAAAGTTTTTGTGAGTGGATGTTGTCAGATTTTAGTTTAAAGACAGAGCAACGCTTTTTATGCCAGGCACCATTTTCTTTCGACTTATCAGTAATGGATTTATATCCTTCATTACTAACTGCAGGAACGTTAGTACCGATGGAAAAAAATATGGTAGAGAGTTTCCCATTACTGTTTAGCAGTATTCCTAAAATGAACTTAAACGTGTGGGTATCAACGCCTTCGCTTGTTGAAATTTGTTTACTAAATCCAGATTTCACTGGAGAAAAATTACCTAGTTTGGAAAATTTCCAATTTTGTGGTGAAGAGTTACCACATGGTGTGGCTCAAAAATTATTGGAACGTTTTCCAGAAGCGATAATTTTTAATACGTATGGTCCAACAGAAGCAACTGTTGCGATTACAAGTGTTCAAATTACACAAGACATTTTAGATAGTAACGAAAGATTACCTTTAGGAAGAGCTAAGTCAGATACACGATTAATTATTTTAAATGATGAAGGTCAGGCTCAACCAGAAGGCGAAATTGGTGAAATCATCATCGAAGGACCTGGAGTTTCAACGGGTTACTTCAATAATATTGAAAAAACAGAAGAAGCTTTCTTTTCTTACGAAGGTAAGCCTGCTTATAAAACGGGCGATGCTGGTTTACTTCAAGATGGTCTGCTCTATTATAAAGGTCGCTTAGATTTCCAAATTAAATGGCATGGCTACCGAATTGAATTAGGGGATATTGATCATCACTTAATGGAAAATTCGCGTTTAAGAAATGCGTGTGTGGTTCCAAAATACAATAAAAACCACAAAGTTCAACAATTGATTGCGTATGTTGTATTAGAGACTGAAAGTGAACTCGAAGAAAAAGAGTTAACGAAAGTTTTGAAAGCTGAACTAGAATCTAGTGTTATGGACTATATGATTCCACAACGTTTCATTTATGTGGATCAATTACCATTAACACCAAATGGTAAGGTTGATCGTAAGTGGTTGATTAATGAGGTAAACAAATGATAGATAAATTAGCACAGTTTATTACTTATTTAACACCTTATGAAAAACCATTTTATTTTGTACTAATTGCCGTTTTATTTATTCCCTCAATTATTTATTCATTGAGAGGTAAGAGGCTGCATTGGTACCAAACGCTTTTAACAGTATTCTTTTTATGGATTAGTTTTGCAGGACCTAACATAAAGCAAGGTTATGCCCTAATTGGTTATGTTGTTTGGCAATGTCTTTTAACTGGTGTTTACTTTAGATATCGTCAGAAAGCTAACAGTACTTTCTGGTTTTATATTGCGGTATTTTTAAGTATTATACCGATGATTATTTTAAAAGTAGGACCGCTGACAGATAGTAAATCATTCTTACTCTTTTACTTTTTAGGTTATTCTTACTTAACGTTTAAATCTGTTCAAGTGATTATGGAAATTAGAGATGGCATTATTAAAGATTACAAACTTAAGCACTATATTCAATTCTTACTCTTCTTTCCAACAATTTCTTCAGGACCGATTGACCGTTACCGAAGATTTTTAAAAGATTTAAATAATCCACCATCAAAAGAAAAATATACTGAGCTACTAGGTAAAGGAATTCATTTTATCTTCTTAGGCTTTTTATATAAATTTTTAATTGGTTATGCTTTAGGTAGTCATTTATTACCTTTAGTTCAATCTTTTGCTTTGACAAGAGAAGGCGTATTCCTTGGAACATTAGGTTATATGTATGTCTATAGTTTGTATTTATTCTTTGATTTTGCAGGTTACAGTTTGTTTGCGGTAGGGGTAAGTTACCTACTTGGTTACGAAACACCTATCAACTTTAACAAACCGTTTTTAAGCCCAAATATTAAAGAATTTTGGAACAGATGGCACATGTCTCTCTCTTTTTGGTTTAGAGATTATGTTTACATGAGATTAATGTTTACCTTGATGAAGAAAAAAGTATTTAAGAGTAGAATAGTAGCATCAAATGTTGGCTACTTTGCTTTATTCTTAATCATGGGTGTTTGGCATGGTTTAACATGGTATTATATTGTTTATGGTTTGTATCATGCTCTTTTAATTTGTACTTGTGATGCGTGGTTAAGATTTAAGAAAAAACATAAAGAGCAATTACCAAGTAACAAATGGACCAATGCTTTTGCAATATTTTTAACGTTTAACGCAGTTTGTTTCAGTTTCTTGATTTTCTCAGGATTCTTAGATACACTAGCTAAGCAATTATTTAATATATAATAATAGGAGATGACAGGAATGGATATTAAAGAAACAGTATTAGCAATTTTAGAAGATTTAACAGGTCAAGACGTAAGTGGGACTTTAGATTTAGATTTATATGATGAAGGGTTATTAGATTCAATGGCAACTGTTCAAATGCTTGTTGAAGTAGATGGTCAATTAGGTATTACAGTACCAGTTTCAGAATATGAAAGAAGCGAATGGGGAACACCACAACAAATCATTAACCAAATTACAGCTTTACAAGGATGATCTCTAAGAAAAAATTATTTACTGCGATTGGGCCACTTTTTGTCGCTTTAATTATTGTTGGTGCGGTGATCTTTTCCCCAATCAATTGGTTTTCTAAACCATCGCAAAAAGCAGTACATAAATCGGCATCATCGATGGCAGTAAATGTATTAAAAGGAAATGATTTAAAAAACGAGGCTATGGGTAGCGGTAAATATTTACCCTTCTTTGGTTCATCAGAGTTAAGTCGTGTGAATGCTTTTCATCCGTCAGTATTAGCTCAGAAATACGATCGACCTTATGAGCCTTATTTACTAGGTGCTCCTGGGACCCAATCTTTAACTCACTTTTTCATGTTAAACTCTATGGAAAAAGAATTAAAGAATAAAAAAGTTGTCTTTGTTATCTCTCCTCAATGGTTTGTTAAAGACGGTGTGGGTGACCCAATGTTCTCATTGTTTTACTCACCACTACAAGTCAATCAATATTTGATGAACTTAGATAAAGTTGATGAAAATGATCAATACTTAGCAAGACGTATGCTGAAATTTTCAAGTGTTAGAACAGATACTCAGATGAAATTAATGATGAAAAAAATTAAGTCTGGTGAAGAGTTATCAACGATGAATTACAACCGTGCATCGTATAATTATGAAGTTCTTTCAAAAGAAGATAGCTTATTCAGCCGAATTGGTATCACATCTAAAAGTGATAAGATTACTGAGAAAACAAAAAAATTACCAAGTCAATATTCTTATGAAGAATTAGATAAGATGGCTTTTGAAGCAGGTAAAAAAGGAACAAGTAATAATGAGTTTGAAATTGCTAATTCTTTCTACACTAATCGCATTAGTCCAATGAAAGGTAAATTAGAAAATTCTCAAACGAAATTTGATTATACTGTTTCTCCTGAATTTTCAGATTTCCAGTTAGTTTTAAATAAATTAGCTGAAAACAATATTGACGCTATGTTTGTCATTCCGCCAGTTAATCAGAAATGGTCAGACTATACAGGTCTTTCAACAGATATGTTAGATACTTTCAGTAAAAAGATTACCTATCAGTTAAATTCTCAAGGGTTTAACCATGTGTATGATTATACGCAGAAGCGTGCTGAACCATACTTTATGGAAGATACGATTCATTTAGGATGGCGTGGTTGGATGCAAATGGATCAGGATTTACAAGGATTCTTAAAGGATACAACTAAGCCAGAATATAAGATGAATCCTACAGAGTTTTTATCTAAAGATTGGCAAAAAAGAACAGATTTTGAATGAAAAATGAAAAATAGAGCCTGACCTTTGAGTTAGTCTCTATTTTTTTATATCATTTAGTTGCGGTCATATCTTAATTATGGCTTAAGTTTTGTCGGTTTTACTTGAAAGAGAAGCCAAATTATGACAAAATAACTCGTAAGTTAAAATTAGTAAAAAGGGAGCAATAATTAGTTGAAAGTAAAGAAGAAAAAAAGTTTTTTTAAAAAGTTTGTATTTACTTTATTGCTCAGCTTGGTGGTCCTATCTATCGTTACAGTCTTTATATTAAGGAAGCAAGTTAAAAATGTCATGGTTTGGGAAGATCAAGTAACA
Coding sequences within it:
- a CDS encoding MurR/RpiR family transcriptional regulator; its protein translation is MDFLKNYDELTVSEKKVLRYVIDNTKAVPYMNINQLADVNFVSKTVIINLCQKLGFSGFKELKFTINNSIREELVSEELNEDKVIKKLEKSIEKTLSLVIDETIDGSVDSILQAKNIFIMARGTSKPVGYYLEHLLFSMGLHCFFIDDYNLSESFTRLVTEDDVVILFSLSGQTKKILETARVLNVKGAKMISITSFQSNKLSDYSDYSLYCHTDNFDTKKDDSISRIGFFLLVDLLIESIKQKLSNNHII
- the dltD gene encoding D-alanyl-lipoteichoic acid biosynthesis protein DltD, whose protein sequence is MISKKKLFTAIGPLFVALIIVGAVIFSPINWFSKPSQKAVHKSASSMAVNVLKGNDLKNEAMGSGKYLPFFGSSELSRVNAFHPSVLAQKYDRPYEPYLLGAPGTQSLTHFFMLNSMEKELKNKKVVFVISPQWFVKDGVGDPMFSLFYSPLQVNQYLMNLDKVDENDQYLARRMLKFSSVRTDTQMKLMMKKIKSGEELSTMNYNRASYNYEVLSKEDSLFSRIGITSKSDKITEKTKKLPSQYSYEELDKMAFEAGKKGTSNNEFEIANSFYTNRISPMKGKLENSQTKFDYTVSPEFSDFQLVLNKLAENNIDAMFVIPPVNQKWSDYTGLSTDMLDTFSKKITYQLNSQGFNHVYDYTQKRAEPYFMEDTIHLGWRGWMQMDQDLQGFLKDTTKPEYKMNPTEFLSKDWQKRTDFE
- a CDS encoding PTS transporter subunit EIIC, with product MIKKGDFGESLQKFGRTLLLPIGVLAPVGMILGISGAFVQPYMIEKFAFLGNENVNAILISIRTIASVIFDNIPLLFAMGVAYGMSKKDKGISVFAAVTGYLTLIITMNVWLTLTGKMADPEIMTQVGQINVLGIQTMNISAAGGIVTGLVAAWATDKFYNLELPTAFAFFSGKKSVPIITIGVMILIGALLPFVWEVFVLVLTKFSVVILSTVGPFFTAAGERLFIPFGLHHVWNALFRFTEAGGSYVIDGETFVGVVPAMNEVLFNQGPNSEYWSMMPDLTRFMAQQQMLVTLFLFPAIALAMYKACRVENRIEVKSMLITLVLTAMLGNVTEPLEFTFVFIAPLLYLAYAVIVGIGAVLLSLAGVAVGYIRGTVFDFAIFGLLYEKTNWIFLVIIGLGLAVVTYFIFYWAIIKFDIKTPGREESQNMDNTLIKEKRYTEVAEIVVEALGGKENIENVENCITRLRIDLKDINVVNKELLEKSGCTGFFFPAAKHIHVVYGPQVEFVRNAVDEALA
- a CDS encoding teichoic acid D-Ala incorporation-associated protein DltX, translated to MKKVIKNEESRYWLSFVGKTVLYATILLGLIYLYHYSSVGGGSFIYNQF
- the dltA gene encoding D-alanine--poly(phosphoribitol) ligase subunit DltA; the encoded protein is MKNIILETVKKWSDEKADTIFFDEGTLSPTYADLEKKSDSLAFYLENNHQNKDNILVYGGQNSQMVTSFLACTKSGHGYIPVDAHTPVDRVEMILEESQATCVISLSEWPLNVSDKVITLEKYEALTTAGDKASLKHMVVGEDVYYTIFTSGTTGKPKGVQITYDNLESFCEWMLSDFSLKTEQRFLCQAPFSFDLSVMDLYPSLLTAGTLVPMEKNMVESFPLLFSSIPKMNLNVWVSTPSLVEICLLNPDFTGEKLPSLENFQFCGEELPHGVAQKLLERFPEAIIFNTYGPTEATVAITSVQITQDILDSNERLPLGRAKSDTRLIILNDEGQAQPEGEIGEIIIEGPGVSTGYFNNIEKTEEAFFSYEGKPAYKTGDAGLLQDGLLYYKGRLDFQIKWHGYRIELGDIDHHLMENSRLRNACVVPKYNKNHKVQQLIAYVVLETESELEEKELTKVLKAELESSVMDYMIPQRFIYVDQLPLTPNGKVDRKWLINEVNK
- a CDS encoding carbohydrate deacetylase, with translation MAKLVINADDFGYSKAINHGIIDSFQNGVLTSTTLMANMPGFDHAVELSRSNPNLGVGVHLSMTCGKPILTNVTDLVEETGKFKCLDKIKAELFETNLEQLYDEWDAQIKHIQQAGINISHLDSHHYTHSMGDHYRVVEALSLKYHLPIRNSHDVRTKFINPNLSPAEELWPLFNYPEMKRMDKRFLEVKQQLFKIIVKDCQKYSEKNKVEAVCHPGFLDEEVWFGSSFNLARMREVSILCDLDLSKLFSEYEFELCNYHDF
- the dltC gene encoding D-alanine--poly(phosphoribitol) ligase subunit DltC, with translation MDIKETVLAILEDLTGQDVSGTLDLDLYDEGLLDSMATVQMLVEVDGQLGITVPVSEYERSEWGTPQQIINQITALQG
- a CDS encoding class-II fumarase/aspartase family protein; the encoded protein is MRALYDSKSKTMDDRGIKELFSNEAKYKTWLMFEAALAEAQAECGFIPKQAALDIKEAAKIENIDFEEMNRIYLKIGHGFVPFLKVLVKACPKESGKYIHYGITTQNIQQSSQLYMVKTVHDKYMKLLGEILENLSKLAEDNKDTVMTGRTHGRHATPITYGYKVSVWISDFIECVERMREAEKRVFKIMMGGAVGTFSSMPEVGIDVQKRVAELTGMYPMEVPSRNISTHKLEYMMNLSLMANICHKIGEEVYSTTLEEIAEVSEGFSKGTVGSSTMPHKINPKLAKGIVANSQKLYSLPGVGMYSAVRPYEGDSSSYMLFDGILEEALELTTEVLLRTEELTRTMVPHPERMLHNVLRNKGLDNTEYVMMKMADKLGKDEAHSLLYDIAIKTAADGEDFYTNLMKNSLISSEFTAEEVKALIDPRNYVGLSSELASKEAIRAHETAKFIQENYK
- the dltB gene encoding D-alanyl-lipoteichoic acid biosynthesis protein DltB — translated: MIDKLAQFITYLTPYEKPFYFVLIAVLFIPSIIYSLRGKRLHWYQTLLTVFFLWISFAGPNIKQGYALIGYVVWQCLLTGVYFRYRQKANSTFWFYIAVFLSIIPMIILKVGPLTDSKSFLLFYFLGYSYLTFKSVQVIMEIRDGIIKDYKLKHYIQFLLFFPTISSGPIDRYRRFLKDLNNPPSKEKYTELLGKGIHFIFLGFLYKFLIGYALGSHLLPLVQSFALTREGVFLGTLGYMYVYSLYLFFDFAGYSLFAVGVSYLLGYETPINFNKPFLSPNIKEFWNRWHMSLSFWFRDYVYMRLMFTLMKKKVFKSRIVASNVGYFALFLIMGVWHGLTWYYIVYGLYHALLICTCDAWLRFKKKHKEQLPSNKWTNAFAIFLTFNAVCFSFLIFSGFLDTLAKQLFNI